A single Vidua chalybeata isolate OUT-0048 chromosome 20, bVidCha1 merged haplotype, whole genome shotgun sequence DNA region contains:
- the LIMK1 gene encoding LIM domain kinase 1 isoform X2 gives MRLMLLCCTWRDEPMGEDEGTDLPVCASCGQGIYDGQYLQALKADWHADCFRCCECGASLSHQYYEKDGRLYCKKDYWARFGELCHGCSEQITKGLVMVAGEQKYHPECFSCLNCRAFIGDGDTYALVERSKLYCGHCYYQMVVTPVIEQILPDSPASRIPHTVTLVSIPACSDGKRGFSVSIDQGCGTEHPRTVRVREVDPDCISPDVKNSIHVGDRILEINGTPIGHVPLDEIDLLIQETSRLLQLTIEHDPHEPLGQEPGLAGSPLPALCSPLRSPAPVPCGDPAAMRQRAVTRSCSTDKSPGSGSVGSPVSQRKDIGRSESLRVVSRAHRIFRPSDLIHGEVLGKGCFGQAIKVTHRETGEVMVMKELIRFDEETQRTFLKEVKVMRCLEHPNVLKFIGVLYKEKRLNFITEYIKGGTLRSLIKSMDSHYPWSQRVSFAKDIAAGMAYLHSMNIIHRDLNSHNCLVRENKSVVVADFGLARLMVDEKSQPEHLKNLKKPDRKKRYTVVGNPYWMAPEMINGRSYDEKVDIFSFGIVLCEIIGRVSADPDYLPRTTDFGLNVRGFLERYCPPACPPSFFPIAVCCCDLDPEKRDQTVKPLRALLPGKSKVTSSVEAGRELKL, from the exons ATGAGGTtgatgctgctgtgctgcacctgGAGGGACGAGCCTATGGGAGAGGACGAAG GGACCGACCTGCCAGTGTGTGCGAGCTGCGGGCAGGGCATCTACGATGGGCAGTACCTGCAGGCACTGAAGGCTGACTGGCACGCCGACTGCTTCAG GTGTTGCGAGTGCGGGGCCTCCCTGTCACACCAGTACTACGAGAAGGATGGGCGCCTGTACTGCAAGAAGGATTACTGGGCACGCTTCGGGGAGCTGTGCCACGGCTGCTCCGAGCAGATCACCAAGGGGCTGGTCATG GTGGCCGGGGAGCAGAAGTATCACCCTGAGTGCTTCAGCTGCCTCAACTGCCGCGCCTTCATCGGGGACGGGGACACCTACGCGCTGGTGGAGCGCTCCAAGCTCTACTG cGGCCACTGCTACTACCAGATGGTGGTGACACCGGTGATCGAGCAGATCCTGCCGGACTCCCCGGCCTCCCGCATCCCTCACACCGTCACCCTCgtgtccatccctgcctgctccgATGGCAAGCGCGGCTTCTCCGTCTCCATCGACCAGGGCTGCGGCACCGAGCACCCGCGCACCGTGCGCGTCCGAGA GGTGGACCCGGACTGCATCAGCCCTGACGTGAAGAACTCCATCCACGTTGGTGACCGCATCCTGGAGATCAACGGGACCCCCATTGGCCACGTCCCCCTGGACGAG ATCGACCTGCTGATCCAGGAGACGAGCCGCTTGCTGCAGCTAACCATCGAGCATGACCCCCATGAGCCCCTGggccaggagccagggctggcaggcagcCCCCTGCCCGCCCTGTGCAGCCCCCTGCGCtcaccagcccctgtgccctgtgggGACCCCGCTGCCATGCGCCAGCGCGCTGTCAC gaggagctgcagcacgGACAAGTCCCCAGGCTCGGGCTCCGTGGGCTCTCCCGTGTCCCAGCGCAAGGACATTGGGCGCTCCGAGTCCCTGCGTGTCGTGTCCCGTGCCCACCGCATCTTCCGCCCCTCGGACCTCATCCACGGAGAGGTGCTGGGCAAGGGCTGCTTCGGCCAGGCCATCAAG GTGACACATCGGGAGACGGGCGAGGTGATGGTCATGAAGGAGCTGATCCGCTTCGATGAGGAGACGCAGAGGACCTTCCTCAAGGAG GTGAAGGTGATGCGCTGCCTGGAGCACCCCAATGTGCTCAAGTTCATTGGGGTGCTCTACAAGGAGAAGAGGCTCAACTTCATCACAGAGTACATCAAAGGGGGCACCTTGAGGAGCCTCATCAAGAGTATG gACAGCCACTACCCCTGGAGCCAGCGGGTCAGCTTTGCCAAGGACATCGCCGCTGGCATG GCCTACCTCCACTCCATGAACATCATCCACCGCGACCTCAACTCTCACAACTGCCTCGTGCGGGAG aACAAGAGTGTGGTGGTGGCTGACTTCGGGCTGGCGCGGCTGATGGTGGACGAGAAGAGCCAGCCTGAACATCTCAAGAACCTGAAGAAACCGGACCGCAAGAAACGCTACACAGTGGTGGGGAACCCCTACTGGATGGCCCCCGAGATGATCAATG ggaggagctATGATGAGAAGGTGGACATCTTCTCCTTCGGCATCGTCCTATGCGAG ATCATCGGCCGGGTGAGCGCCGACCCCGATTACCTGCCCCGCACCACCGACTTCGGCCTCAACGTCCGGGGCTTCCTGGAACGCTACTGCCCCCCCGCCTGCCCCCCCAGCTTCTTCCCCATCGCCGTCTGCTGCTGCGACTTGGACCCCGAGAAGCG GGATCAAACTGTGAAGCCTCTCCGTGCACTTTTGCCCGGGAAGTCCAAGGTGACGTCCTCTGTGGAGGCGGGAAGGGAGCTCAAACTGTGA
- the LIMK1 gene encoding LIM domain kinase 1 isoform X1: MRLMLLCCTWRDEPMGEDEGTDLPVCASCGQGIYDGQYLQALKADWHADCFRCCECGASLSHQYYEKDGRLYCKKDYWARFGELCHGCSEQITKGLVMVAGEQKYHPECFSCLNCRAFIGDGDTYALVERSKLYCGHCYYQMVVTPVIEQILPDSPASRIPHTVTLVSIPACSDGKRGFSVSIDQGCGTEHPRTVRVREVDPDCISPDVKNSIHVGDRILEINGTPIGHVPLDEIDLLIQETSRLLQLTIEHDPHEPLGQEPGLAGSPLPALCSPLRSPAPVPCGDPAAMRQRAVTRSCSTDKSPGSGSVGSPVSQRKDIGRSESLRVVSRAHRIFRPSDLIHGEVLGKGCFGQAIKVTHRETGEVMVMKELIRFDEETQRTFLKEVKVMRCLEHPNVLKFIGVLYKEKRLNFITEYIKGGTLRSLIKSMDSHYPWSQRVSFAKDIAAGMAYLHSMNIIHRDLNSHNCLVRENKSVVVADFGLARLMVDEKSQPEHLKNLKKPDRKKRYTVVGNPYWMAPEMINGRSYDEKVDIFSFGIVLCEIIGRVSADPDYLPRTTDFGLNVRGFLERYCPPACPPSFFPIAVCCCDLDPEKRPSFAKLEQWLETLRMHLEIHLPLSSQLEQLDRAFGETHRREGGLPAAPR; encoded by the exons ATGAGGTtgatgctgctgtgctgcacctgGAGGGACGAGCCTATGGGAGAGGACGAAG GGACCGACCTGCCAGTGTGTGCGAGCTGCGGGCAGGGCATCTACGATGGGCAGTACCTGCAGGCACTGAAGGCTGACTGGCACGCCGACTGCTTCAG GTGTTGCGAGTGCGGGGCCTCCCTGTCACACCAGTACTACGAGAAGGATGGGCGCCTGTACTGCAAGAAGGATTACTGGGCACGCTTCGGGGAGCTGTGCCACGGCTGCTCCGAGCAGATCACCAAGGGGCTGGTCATG GTGGCCGGGGAGCAGAAGTATCACCCTGAGTGCTTCAGCTGCCTCAACTGCCGCGCCTTCATCGGGGACGGGGACACCTACGCGCTGGTGGAGCGCTCCAAGCTCTACTG cGGCCACTGCTACTACCAGATGGTGGTGACACCGGTGATCGAGCAGATCCTGCCGGACTCCCCGGCCTCCCGCATCCCTCACACCGTCACCCTCgtgtccatccctgcctgctccgATGGCAAGCGCGGCTTCTCCGTCTCCATCGACCAGGGCTGCGGCACCGAGCACCCGCGCACCGTGCGCGTCCGAGA GGTGGACCCGGACTGCATCAGCCCTGACGTGAAGAACTCCATCCACGTTGGTGACCGCATCCTGGAGATCAACGGGACCCCCATTGGCCACGTCCCCCTGGACGAG ATCGACCTGCTGATCCAGGAGACGAGCCGCTTGCTGCAGCTAACCATCGAGCATGACCCCCATGAGCCCCTGggccaggagccagggctggcaggcagcCCCCTGCCCGCCCTGTGCAGCCCCCTGCGCtcaccagcccctgtgccctgtgggGACCCCGCTGCCATGCGCCAGCGCGCTGTCAC gaggagctgcagcacgGACAAGTCCCCAGGCTCGGGCTCCGTGGGCTCTCCCGTGTCCCAGCGCAAGGACATTGGGCGCTCCGAGTCCCTGCGTGTCGTGTCCCGTGCCCACCGCATCTTCCGCCCCTCGGACCTCATCCACGGAGAGGTGCTGGGCAAGGGCTGCTTCGGCCAGGCCATCAAG GTGACACATCGGGAGACGGGCGAGGTGATGGTCATGAAGGAGCTGATCCGCTTCGATGAGGAGACGCAGAGGACCTTCCTCAAGGAG GTGAAGGTGATGCGCTGCCTGGAGCACCCCAATGTGCTCAAGTTCATTGGGGTGCTCTACAAGGAGAAGAGGCTCAACTTCATCACAGAGTACATCAAAGGGGGCACCTTGAGGAGCCTCATCAAGAGTATG gACAGCCACTACCCCTGGAGCCAGCGGGTCAGCTTTGCCAAGGACATCGCCGCTGGCATG GCCTACCTCCACTCCATGAACATCATCCACCGCGACCTCAACTCTCACAACTGCCTCGTGCGGGAG aACAAGAGTGTGGTGGTGGCTGACTTCGGGCTGGCGCGGCTGATGGTGGACGAGAAGAGCCAGCCTGAACATCTCAAGAACCTGAAGAAACCGGACCGCAAGAAACGCTACACAGTGGTGGGGAACCCCTACTGGATGGCCCCCGAGATGATCAATG ggaggagctATGATGAGAAGGTGGACATCTTCTCCTTCGGCATCGTCCTATGCGAG ATCATCGGCCGGGTGAGCGCCGACCCCGATTACCTGCCCCGCACCACCGACTTCGGCCTCAACGTCCGGGGCTTCCTGGAACGCTACTGCCCCCCCGCCTGCCCCCCCAGCTTCTTCCCCATCGCCGTCTGCTGCTGCGACTTGGACCCCGAGAAGCG GCCGTCCTTCGCCAAGCTGGAGCAGTGGCTGGAGACGCTGCGCATGCACCTGGAGATCCACTTGCCACtgagctcccagctggagcagctggaccGAGCCTTCGGGGAGACGCACCGGCGGGAGGGGGGgctgcccgcggccccgcggTAG